In the genome of Candidatus Eremiobacterota bacterium, one region contains:
- a CDS encoding undecaprenyl-diphosphatase: protein MVLAVLQGVSELFPVSSLGHTVLLPALLRWHIDEGSESFLAFVVVLHLGTALALIVFYREDWVRIVRALVTTIVRGKITDDRDERTAWLLVVATIPVGVLGVLLQSPVKQLFASPLPVSAFLFFNGFVMLLGEWLRRRQHARAGHPYKRLEGLAFRDGVFVGFAQALALLPGISRSGSAIVAGLLRDLRHEDAARYSFLLATPVILAAGVLEFPKLFTPAAHDVLLEACAGGVLAGVTAYASVAFLTRWFRHNDLTPFAWYCIVAGAGSFILFATKVIA, encoded by the coding sequence ATGGTGCTCGCGGTGCTGCAGGGCGTCAGCGAACTCTTTCCGGTCAGCAGCCTCGGGCACACCGTGCTCCTGCCCGCGCTGCTGCGCTGGCACATCGACGAGGGTTCCGAATCGTTCCTCGCCTTCGTCGTCGTCCTGCACCTCGGCACGGCGCTGGCGCTGATCGTGTTCTACCGCGAGGACTGGGTGCGCATCGTGCGCGCGCTCGTCACGACGATCGTGCGCGGGAAGATCACCGACGACCGCGACGAGCGGACCGCGTGGCTGCTCGTCGTCGCGACGATCCCGGTCGGCGTCCTCGGCGTGCTGCTGCAGTCGCCGGTGAAGCAGCTGTTCGCCTCGCCGCTGCCGGTCTCGGCGTTCCTCTTCTTCAACGGGTTCGTGATGCTGCTGGGAGAGTGGTTGCGGCGCCGGCAGCATGCGCGCGCCGGGCATCCCTACAAACGGCTCGAGGGTCTGGCGTTTAGGGACGGCGTGTTCGTCGGGTTCGCGCAGGCGCTGGCGCTGCTGCCGGGGATCTCGCGCTCGGGGTCGGCGATCGTCGCGGGGCTGCTGCGGGATCTGAGGCACGAGGACGCGGCGCGGTACTCCTTTCTGCTGGCGACGCCGGTGATTCTGGCGGCGGGGGTGCTGGAGTTTCCCAAACTGTTCACGCCGGCGGCGCACGACGTGCTGCTAGAAGCGTGCGCGGGCGGGGTGCTCGCGGGCGTCACGGCGTATGCGTCGGTGGCATTCCTCACCCGCTGGTTCCGGCACAACGATCTCACGCCGTTCGCCTGGTACTGCATCGTCGCCGGCGCCGGCTCGTTCATCCTCTTCGCTACGAAAGTGATCGCATGA
- a CDS encoding PilZ domain-containing protein, protein MGDARSHRRLSDAPMLVAYTIGDEFEPERTETYDIGLGGLAMFAETELRPGQALGLELELRGDPRPTLHLTGEVRWCRLDPALGKYRTGIEFTDRTAAQEAQLRGYIDMMYKLRDLGVI, encoded by the coding sequence GTGGGTGATGCACGCTCGCACCGCAGGCTTTCCGACGCACCGATGCTGGTCGCGTACACGATCGGCGACGAGTTCGAGCCGGAGCGGACGGAGACGTACGACATCGGCCTCGGCGGCCTCGCGATGTTCGCCGAGACCGAGCTGCGGCCGGGACAGGCGCTCGGGCTTGAGCTGGAGCTGCGCGGCGATCCGCGCCCGACGCTGCACCTGACCGGCGAGGTGCGCTGGTGCCGCCTCGATCCGGCGCTCGGCAAGTACCGCACCGGGATCGAGTTCACCGACCGCACCGCCGCGCAGGAAGCGCAGCTCCGCGGCTACATCGACATGATGTACAAACTCCGCGACCTCGGCGTCATTTAG
- the moaC gene encoding cyclic pyranopterin monophosphate synthase MoaC: MVDVAAKAATVRTARAEARVRMNAAAADALRGAALAKGDAFAAAQLAGIMAAKRTGELIPLAHPIPLGAVDVSFGWDDASTLRIETRATTVGQTGVEMEAMVAASVAALTIYDMCKAADKGIVVERVRLLHKTGGKSGDWSASE, encoded by the coding sequence ATGGTCGACGTCGCGGCGAAAGCGGCGACCGTGCGAACCGCGCGGGCCGAGGCGCGCGTTCGGATGAATGCGGCGGCGGCCGATGCGCTGCGCGGCGCGGCGCTCGCGAAGGGCGATGCGTTCGCGGCCGCGCAACTGGCGGGGATCATGGCGGCGAAGCGCACCGGCGAGCTCATCCCGCTCGCGCATCCGATCCCGCTCGGGGCAGTCGACGTTTCGTTCGGGTGGGACGACGCGAGCACGCTACGGATCGAGACGCGCGCGACCACCGTCGGGCAGACCGGCGTCGAGATGGAAGCGATGGTCGCCGCGAGCGTCGCGGCGCTGACGATCTATGACATGTGCAAGGCGGCCGACAAAGGGATCGTCGTCGAGCGCGTGCGGCTTTTGCACAAGACCGGCGGCAAGTCCGGCGACTGGAGCGCATCCGAATGA
- a CDS encoding energy transducer TonB: MATNNAPQSPVPPAERAKNFLLYGFAISLVLHGVFGPLIKLNNTQAQEEAPQKVTVVRVPTPPPTPPPTPTPHPTLPPTPPPKATPPPQQTPAPVQPKIKINTQKTESKSNTGPTENTNKYTTGNTQGVPQGQGTSAPSTAAPAPPAPPTQPPPTPKPTPTPLSCARPNVPATTLRAVEPDTPPMAQQQGISGQVQVIVALDEGSHITSVSIGSSPSAVLNQAALSAARQSTFQTEIKDCKPIAARYLFTVDFTSQ, from the coding sequence ATGGCGACCAACAACGCGCCGCAGTCGCCGGTTCCGCCGGCCGAGCGCGCGAAGAACTTTCTGCTCTACGGATTCGCGATCTCGCTCGTGCTGCACGGGGTGTTCGGGCCGCTGATCAAGCTCAACAACACCCAAGCGCAAGAAGAGGCCCCGCAGAAGGTGACGGTGGTGCGCGTGCCCACCCCGCCGCCGACGCCGCCGCCGACGCCGACGCCGCATCCGACCCTCCCGCCGACGCCGCCGCCGAAGGCGACGCCGCCGCCGCAGCAGACGCCGGCGCCGGTGCAGCCCAAGATCAAGATCAACACGCAGAAGACCGAGTCCAAGTCGAACACCGGTCCGACCGAGAACACCAACAAGTACACGACCGGCAACACGCAAGGCGTCCCGCAGGGGCAGGGCACCTCGGCCCCGTCGACGGCCGCTCCGGCGCCGCCCGCGCCGCCGACCCAGCCGCCGCCCACGCCGAAGCCGACGCCCACGCCGCTCTCGTGCGCGCGCCCGAACGTCCCCGCGACGACGCTGCGCGCGGTCGAGCCGGACACGCCGCCGATGGCGCAGCAGCAGGGCATCTCCGGTCAGGTTCAGGTTATCGTCGCGCTCGATGAGGGAAGCCACATCACCTCGGTTTCGATCGGGAGCTCGCCGTCCGCCGTCCTCAATCAGGCCGCGCTCTCGGCCGCGCGCCAGTCGACGTTCCAGACCGAGATCAAGGACTGCAAGCCGATCGCGGCGCGCTACCTCTTCACCGTCGACTTCACATCGCAATGA
- the folP gene encoding dihydropteroate synthase produces MSEAAVGARGALRLRGRVLPWGARTYVMGIVNVSPDSFSGDGDPDASVAAARAMGQLASGADLVDVGAESTRPGHRPIDAVSERAGLLPAIAAIRRAAPDALISVDTFKPGVFDDAHAAGGDLLNSIWGASDELIEACVRTGSPIVVMHNKAVAVYERDVVDEMLAFLDGAAARCVRAGIPAEHVILDPGIGFGKLPEHNIAVLRSLDRFVALGFPTLIGTSRKSTIGKLTGRAVGARELGTAATVALAIAAGIDAVRVHDVAEQRDAVRVADAIVRGWRPEGWSERLP; encoded by the coding sequence ATGTCTGAGGCCGCCGTCGGCGCGCGGGGCGCGCTGCGGCTGCGCGGGCGCGTGCTGCCGTGGGGCGCGCGCACCTACGTGATGGGGATCGTGAACGTCTCGCCGGACTCGTTCTCGGGCGACGGCGATCCCGACGCGTCGGTGGCGGCGGCGCGCGCGATGGGGCAGCTCGCGAGCGGCGCCGACCTGGTCGACGTCGGCGCCGAGTCGACCCGTCCCGGCCATCGGCCGATCGACGCGGTGAGCGAGCGCGCGGGCCTGCTCCCCGCGATCGCCGCGATTCGCCGCGCGGCACCCGACGCGTTGATCTCGGTCGACACGTTCAAGCCCGGGGTCTTCGACGACGCGCATGCCGCCGGCGGCGACTTGCTCAACTCGATTTGGGGTGCGTCGGACGAGTTGATCGAGGCATGCGTCCGCACCGGTTCGCCGATCGTCGTCATGCACAACAAAGCGGTCGCGGTCTACGAGCGCGACGTCGTCGACGAGATGCTGGCGTTTCTCGACGGCGCGGCGGCGCGTTGCGTGCGGGCGGGGATACCCGCCGAGCACGTGATCCTCGATCCCGGGATCGGGTTCGGCAAGTTGCCGGAGCACAACATCGCGGTGCTGCGCTCGCTCGACCGCTTCGTCGCGCTCGGCTTTCCGACGCTGATCGGAACCTCACGCAAGTCGACGATCGGCAAGCTGACCGGGCGCGCCGTCGGTGCGCGCGAGCTCGGCACTGCGGCGACCGTCGCGCTGGCGATCGCGGCCGGAATCGACGCGGTGCGCGTCCACGACGTCGCCGAGCAGCGTGACGCCGTGCGCGTCGCGGACGCGATCGTGCGCGGCTGGCGGCCCGAGGGCTGGAGCGAACGGTTGCCGTGA
- a CDS encoding MogA/MoaB family molybdenum cofactor biosynthesis protein: MSPHAAETIYPVAIIILSDRAHAGERPDACIPVIRDALLGNPLDVDDERVLPDDPAALQAALIELCEGGTRLVLTSGGTGLSERDRTPQATAAVLDYEVPGIAEAMRAAGIRATRTAMLSRAVAGVRNRSLIVNLPGSPKAVRETLDVIVAALPHALDQLAGLVTDAHPVGYHEG; encoded by the coding sequence ATGAGCCCGCACGCGGCCGAGACGATCTATCCCGTCGCGATCATCATCCTCTCCGACCGCGCGCATGCGGGCGAGCGGCCGGACGCGTGCATCCCGGTCATCCGCGACGCCTTGCTCGGAAATCCGCTCGACGTCGACGACGAGCGCGTGCTGCCGGACGATCCGGCGGCGCTGCAAGCGGCGTTGATCGAGCTGTGCGAGGGCGGGACGCGGCTCGTGCTCACCTCAGGCGGGACGGGGCTGAGCGAGCGCGACCGCACGCCGCAGGCGACCGCGGCGGTGCTCGACTACGAAGTTCCGGGGATCGCCGAAGCGATGCGCGCGGCGGGGATTCGCGCGACCCGCACGGCGATGCTCTCGCGCGCGGTCGCCGGCGTGCGGAACCGCTCGCTGATCGTCAACTTGCCCGGCTCGCCGAAGGCGGTGCGCGAGACGCTTGACGTCATCGTCGCGGCGCTTCCGCACGCGCTCGACCAGCTGGCAGGCCTCGTAACCGACGCGCATCCGGTCGGGTATCACGAAGGGTGA
- a CDS encoding bifunctional folylpolyglutamate synthase/dihydrofolate synthase yields the protein MTFESAQSHLLGLINENASRRMPNRLDRMHAFLDVLGNPHDRYPTLHVAGTSGKGSTSTMLAAVLQAAGKRTGLHTKPHLASVTERARVDGITIPEEAFGELVGELQEAAERVAYDHGRPTYYETLLALAFVWFARSAVDVAVIEAGVGGTLDGTNVLHPSVSLITNVALDHTEILGDTVEDIARDKAGIAKAGVPLVTGTRDPSARAIIERACAEAGAPFVAVFDTTAIEPRRGELYGQSFAVITPEDRYEVSLPLLGDFQQENAAVAIRALEQLPASLRPARAHVESGLSRTVIPGRMEFFPSHPGVVFDIAHNPDKATRLAHALAQTFPERRFTFVMAIGESKDAAEVIRPFLPLNGSFVFTTFEAAGRTAARPQKLASITEEMGGWSRAVTDPVDAFASARRNAETDGIVVVTGSTFVVAELRAWWMTNVQSNSNV from the coding sequence GTGACCTTCGAGTCGGCGCAGTCGCATCTGCTGGGGCTGATCAACGAGAACGCGTCGCGGCGGATGCCCAACCGCCTTGACCGCATGCACGCGTTCCTCGACGTGCTCGGCAACCCGCACGACCGCTATCCGACCCTGCACGTCGCGGGGACGAGCGGGAAAGGCTCGACCTCGACGATGCTGGCCGCGGTGCTGCAAGCAGCGGGGAAACGCACCGGCTTGCACACGAAGCCGCACCTCGCCAGCGTCACCGAGCGCGCGCGCGTCGACGGGATCACGATCCCCGAAGAAGCGTTCGGGGAGCTGGTCGGCGAGCTGCAAGAAGCGGCGGAGCGTGTTGCCTACGATCACGGCCGGCCGACGTACTACGAGACGCTGCTCGCGCTCGCGTTCGTCTGGTTCGCGCGCAGCGCCGTCGACGTCGCGGTGATCGAAGCCGGCGTCGGCGGGACGCTCGACGGCACGAACGTCCTGCATCCGTCCGTCTCGCTCATCACCAACGTCGCGCTCGACCACACCGAGATCCTCGGCGACACGGTGGAGGACATCGCGCGCGACAAAGCGGGGATCGCCAAAGCCGGCGTGCCGCTGGTGACCGGAACGCGCGATCCGAGCGCGCGCGCGATCATCGAGCGCGCGTGCGCCGAGGCCGGCGCGCCGTTCGTCGCGGTTTTCGACACGACGGCGATCGAGCCGCGGCGCGGCGAGCTGTACGGCCAGTCGTTCGCGGTGATCACGCCGGAGGACCGCTACGAGGTTTCGCTCCCGCTGCTCGGCGATTTTCAGCAGGAGAACGCGGCCGTCGCGATTCGCGCGCTCGAGCAGCTTCCGGCGTCGCTGCGCCCGGCGCGCGCGCACGTGGAGAGCGGTCTTTCGCGCACCGTCATCCCGGGACGGATGGAGTTCTTCCCTTCGCATCCCGGCGTCGTGTTCGACATCGCGCACAACCCCGACAAGGCGACGCGGTTGGCGCACGCGCTCGCGCAGACGTTTCCCGAGCGGCGCTTCACCTTCGTCATGGCGATCGGCGAGTCGAAGGACGCCGCCGAAGTGATTCGGCCGTTTCTGCCGCTGAACGGGTCGTTCGTGTTCACGACCTTCGAGGCGGCGGGGCGCACCGCGGCGCGGCCGCAGAAGCTGGCGTCGATCACCGAGGAGATGGGCGGCTGGAGCCGCGCCGTGACCGATCCGGTCGACGCGTTCGCGAGCGCGCGCCGGAACGCCGAGACCGACGGCATCGTGGTCGTCACCGGCTCGACCTTCGTCGTCGCCGAGCTGCGCGCGTGGTGGATGACGAACGTGCAGTCCAACTCGAATGTCTGA
- a CDS encoding MotA/TolQ/ExbB proton channel family protein, translated as MIEQGGPAMWMLLILSVAAVAIVIERLLFFASQHSDSKGLLRSIGARIAADDLPGAIKICRQNKGMLPKILEFGLQRGDKNRADITDALSIALMENLNTLERNLGVIGTIAVIAPFVGLFGTVLGIIRAFQDIALNGNSTPAVVAAGVSEALITTAAGLFVAVVAVILFNYFKTRIKAYNQEMIVAANQLAEMLHFHNTGAAIPTDLYQPGTTTVPQK; from the coding sequence ATGATCGAGCAGGGCGGCCCTGCGATGTGGATGCTCCTCATCCTGTCCGTCGCCGCGGTGGCCATCGTCATCGAGCGACTGCTCTTCTTCGCGAGCCAGCACTCCGACTCGAAGGGGCTGCTGCGCTCGATCGGCGCGCGGATCGCCGCCGACGACCTGCCCGGCGCGATCAAGATCTGCCGGCAGAACAAGGGGATGCTCCCCAAGATCCTGGAGTTCGGGCTCCAGCGCGGCGACAAGAACCGCGCCGACATCACCGACGCCCTCTCGATCGCGCTGATGGAGAACCTGAACACGCTGGAGCGGAACCTCGGCGTCATCGGGACGATCGCGGTCATCGCGCCGTTCGTCGGTCTGTTCGGGACCGTGCTCGGCATCATCCGAGCCTTCCAGGACATCGCCCTCAACGGCAACTCGACCCCGGCCGTCGTCGCGGCGGGCGTCTCCGAAGCGCTGATCACGACCGCGGCCGGCCTGTTCGTCGCCGTCGTCGCCGTCATCCTCTTCAACTACTTCAAGACCCGCATCAAGGCGTACAACCAGGAGATGATCGTCGCGGCCAACCAGCTCGCCGAGATGCTCCACTTCCACAACACCGGCGCCGCGATCCCGACCGACCTCTACCAGCCGGGCACGACGACCGTTCCGCAAAAGTAG
- the folK gene encoding 2-amino-4-hydroxy-6-hydroxymethyldihydropteridine diphosphokinase, with translation MARAAIGIGSNAGDPVAVVRRAFERLGEVGTVVARSALYRTAPWGVRGQAPFVNAAALVETGLEPRALLEALKRIEGEEGRVTTFRWGPRVLDLDILAYDGVRLDEPELTLPHPRLHERAFALVPLAEIDPCYAALRDALPPGERAGVVELRPQ, from the coding sequence ATGGCGCGCGCCGCGATCGGGATCGGTTCGAACGCCGGCGATCCCGTCGCGGTGGTGCGGCGCGCGTTCGAGCGGCTGGGCGAAGTCGGGACGGTCGTCGCGCGGTCGGCCTTGTACCGCACGGCGCCGTGGGGGGTCCGTGGGCAAGCGCCGTTCGTCAACGCGGCGGCGCTGGTCGAGACCGGGCTCGAGCCGCGCGCGCTGCTCGAAGCCCTGAAGCGGATCGAAGGCGAGGAGGGGCGGGTCACGACCTTCCGCTGGGGGCCGCGCGTCCTGGACCTCGACATCCTCGCCTATGACGGCGTGCGGCTCGACGAGCCGGAGCTCACCCTGCCGCATCCGCGGCTGCACGAACGGGCGTTCGCGCTCGTCCCGCTCGCCGAGATCGACCCTTGCTACGCGGCCCTGCGCGACGCGCTTCCGCCCGGAGAGCGCGCGGGCGTCGTCGAACTGCGACCTCAATGA
- a CDS encoding energy transducer TonB: MVQRINRSLAAAAAGAFAFAALPLAAAAQTGTYYTPPKLVKQAQPTSPIAGSGSVTVQVFVKKSGQIGQVKVEKSTNHADDAVALEIARNSTYKPGMRDAKPVDAFYTMALKFSGTTVVNDTGTSSGDLIAANALIRAGKYAEAKSQLDSYLAAHPGDKDASALLGVADAFQNDNAGAAAAFDAAGTIPDRFKNVAAKAYSDAAVDALKAKNNDQAIALSDKALALQQNVNTLFIRGTAYGNAQRYPQAIADLEKAKALATAGHADAPTLNAIDASLATSYVFGGHVDQGVALAKALKQRDPSNTRVDDTLASYYNQQAVAAMQAGKKDEAVADLENAARAVPSRALVLYTQAANVLAQGTTVDWKRVKAEADKALAVDGNDARANYVAGIALANGGDQKGALPYLQKAKANAGSDASLNADIDAALKKLGQK, translated from the coding sequence ATGGTCCAACGAATCAACCGTTCGCTCGCCGCGGCCGCAGCCGGCGCGTTCGCGTTCGCGGCGCTCCCGCTCGCCGCCGCCGCGCAGACCGGGACGTACTACACCCCGCCCAAGCTGGTGAAGCAGGCGCAGCCGACCTCGCCGATCGCCGGCTCCGGATCGGTCACCGTCCAGGTGTTCGTGAAGAAGAGCGGGCAGATCGGCCAAGTGAAGGTCGAGAAATCGACCAACCACGCCGACGACGCCGTCGCGCTCGAGATCGCGCGCAACTCGACCTACAAGCCGGGGATGCGCGACGCGAAGCCGGTCGACGCGTTCTACACGATGGCCTTGAAGTTCAGCGGGACGACCGTCGTGAACGACACCGGGACCAGCTCGGGCGACCTGATCGCGGCGAACGCGCTGATCCGCGCCGGCAAGTACGCGGAGGCGAAGAGCCAGCTCGACAGCTATCTCGCCGCCCACCCGGGCGACAAGGACGCGAGCGCGCTGCTCGGCGTCGCCGACGCGTTCCAGAACGACAACGCGGGCGCCGCGGCCGCGTTCGACGCCGCCGGGACGATCCCGGACCGCTTCAAGAACGTCGCGGCGAAGGCGTATTCCGACGCCGCCGTCGACGCGCTCAAGGCGAAGAACAACGACCAGGCGATCGCGCTCTCCGACAAGGCCCTGGCCCTGCAGCAGAACGTGAACACGCTCTTCATCCGCGGGACCGCCTACGGCAACGCGCAGCGGTACCCGCAGGCGATCGCCGACCTCGAGAAGGCCAAGGCGTTGGCGACCGCCGGGCACGCGGACGCGCCGACGCTGAACGCGATCGACGCCTCGCTCGCGACTTCGTACGTCTTCGGCGGGCACGTCGACCAGGGCGTCGCGCTCGCGAAGGCGCTCAAGCAGCGCGATCCCTCGAACACGCGCGTCGACGACACGCTGGCGTCGTACTACAACCAGCAGGCCGTCGCCGCGATGCAGGCCGGCAAGAAAGACGAGGCGGTCGCCGACCTCGAGAACGCGGCGCGGGCGGTCCCCTCGCGCGCCCTCGTGCTCTACACGCAGGCGGCGAACGTCCTCGCGCAAGGGACGACGGTCGACTGGAAGCGCGTGAAGGCGGAGGCCGACAAGGCGCTCGCCGTCGACGGGAACGACGCGCGCGCCAACTACGTCGCCGGCATCGCGCTGGCGAACGGCGGCGACCAGAAAGGCGCGCTACCGTACCTGCAAAAGGCGAAGGCGAACGCCGGGTCGGACGCCTCGCTGAACGCCGACATCGACGCGGCGCTCAAGAAGCTCGGACAGAAGTAG
- a CDS encoding dihydroneopterin aldolase has translation MTPSDRLEVRAIRVWAHVGADPGEQDVPQPLDIDLAVELDLSGPRANDDLSGALSYRTLYELVRDVVRRERVATLERLGDVVLAVLMNDPRITGARIALAKPRLFDGATPVVVLHAGR, from the coding sequence GTGACGCCGTCCGACCGGCTCGAGGTGCGCGCAATCCGCGTCTGGGCGCACGTCGGAGCCGATCCCGGCGAACAGGACGTCCCGCAGCCGCTCGACATCGATCTTGCCGTGGAGCTCGACCTTTCCGGGCCGCGCGCGAACGACGATCTGAGCGGCGCGCTGAGCTATCGCACGCTGTACGAGCTCGTACGGGACGTCGTGCGGCGCGAGCGCGTCGCGACGCTCGAGCGGCTGGGCGACGTCGTCCTGGCGGTGCTGATGAACGATCCCCGGATCACCGGCGCGCGCATCGCGCTGGCCAAGCCGCGGCTGTTCGACGGCGCGACGCCGGTCGTCGTTCTGCACGCCGGGCGCTGA
- a CDS encoding biopolymer transporter ExbD, with amino-acid sequence MAVSTGQGEEDVMSTINITPFTDVLLVLLIIFIILASLTKEPKLPDAKNRDKVHPSQIVVIVDDKNQVQIGSHVVNEMQSKEQFAELVKSTGSGLKTVIIKANPKASFGTILRVMDAAKSANLTTFGLANHVEGQPEGSTGG; translated from the coding sequence GTGGCCGTCTCCACCGGACAAGGCGAAGAAGATGTGATGTCGACGATCAACATCACGCCGTTCACCGACGTGCTGTTGGTCCTCCTGATCATCTTCATCATCCTCGCCTCGCTCACCAAAGAGCCTAAGCTTCCCGATGCCAAGAACAGGGACAAGGTCCATCCCTCGCAGATCGTGGTGATCGTCGACGACAAGAACCAAGTCCAGATTGGTTCGCACGTCGTGAACGAGATGCAGTCGAAAGAGCAGTTCGCGGAGCTCGTCAAGTCGACGGGAAGCGGCCTGAAGACCGTCATCATCAAGGCGAATCCGAAGGCCAGCTTCGGGACGATTTTGCGCGTGATGGACGCGGCGAAGTCCGCGAACCTGACCACGTTCGGATTGGCGAACCACGTCGAGGGTCAGCCGGAAGGTTCGACGGGGGGCTAG
- a CDS encoding cysteine synthase A translates to MAAGTRDGFGGAIGNTPLVALPKLSAAIGRTILGKAEFLNPGGSVKDRAARGIVEDFERRGLLARGGTVVEGTAGNTGIGLALIGNARGYRTIIVMPDDQAPEKYALLRAFGAELHVVEAAPYTNPANYYHEARRIAEATPGAVWANQFENTANRDAHEATTGPEIIAQTGGELDAFVTAAGTGGTIAGVGRALKAHDPRIRVVLADPYGSALFSYVKTGALATEGDSNAEGIGIKRIVANFEGAPVDDALRVDDRTMVETAHWLLREEGFFVGGSAGLNVAAAARYARTLPAGSSVVTVLCDGGERYRSRIYDDGWLRENDLVPSATGLSFL, encoded by the coding sequence ATCGCCGCCGGAACGCGCGACGGCTTCGGCGGCGCGATCGGGAACACGCCGCTCGTCGCGCTACCGAAGCTCTCGGCCGCGATCGGCCGGACGATCCTCGGCAAGGCGGAGTTTCTCAATCCCGGCGGGTCGGTGAAGGACCGCGCGGCGCGCGGGATCGTCGAGGACTTCGAGCGGCGCGGCCTGCTGGCACGCGGCGGGACCGTCGTCGAAGGGACGGCGGGGAACACCGGGATCGGGCTCGCGCTGATCGGGAACGCGCGCGGGTACCGCACGATCATCGTGATGCCCGACGACCAGGCGCCGGAGAAGTACGCGTTGCTGCGCGCGTTCGGCGCGGAACTGCACGTCGTCGAGGCCGCGCCGTACACGAACCCGGCCAACTACTATCACGAAGCGCGGCGCATCGCCGAGGCGACGCCCGGCGCGGTGTGGGCGAACCAGTTCGAGAACACCGCGAACCGCGACGCGCACGAGGCGACGACGGGACCGGAGATCATCGCGCAGACCGGCGGCGAGCTCGACGCGTTCGTCACGGCGGCGGGGACGGGCGGGACGATCGCCGGCGTCGGGCGCGCGCTGAAAGCGCACGATCCGCGCATTCGCGTCGTGCTGGCCGATCCGTACGGGTCGGCGCTGTTCAGCTACGTGAAGACCGGCGCGCTCGCGACCGAAGGCGACTCGAACGCCGAAGGGATCGGGATCAAGCGGATCGTCGCCAACTTCGAGGGCGCGCCGGTCGACGACGCACTCCGCGTCGACGACCGCACGATGGTGGAGACGGCGCACTGGCTGCTGCGCGAGGAAGGTTTCTTCGTCGGCGGCTCGGCGGGGCTGAACGTCGCGGCCGCGGCGCGCTACGCGCGCACGCTGCCCGCGGGGAGCAGCGTCGTGACCGTGCTGTGCGACGGCGGCGAGCGCTATCGGTCGCGAATCTACGACGACGGCTGGCTGCGCGAGAACGATCTCGTCCCGTCGGCGACGGGCCTTTCGTTCCTGTGA
- the aroH gene encoding chorismate mutase, which translates to ATERLLREIVERNGFVPDDVASALFTVTPDLVSEFPAAAARRMGWTLVPLLNFTEIGVPGRLERCIRVLVHVNTEQSQDRIQHVYLEGATVLRPDLTGR; encoded by the coding sequence ACGCGACGGAACGCCTGCTGCGCGAGATCGTCGAACGCAACGGCTTCGTCCCGGACGACGTCGCCTCGGCGCTCTTCACCGTCACCCCGGACCTCGTCTCGGAGTTCCCGGCGGCGGCCGCGCGGCGGATGGGTTGGACGCTCGTCCCGCTGTTGAACTTCACGGAAATCGGGGTACCGGGGAGGCTGGAGCGCTGTATCCGAGTCCTCGTCCACGTGAACACCGAGCAGTCCCAGGACCGGATCCAGCACGTCTACCTGGAGGGCGCGACGGTCTTGCGGCCCGACCTCACCGGTCGCTAG
- a CDS encoding biopolymer transporter ExbD — protein MSMISAKQDEEVMAEINITPFTDVLLVLLIIFMILAALVAPPGFEKQLPDKNDNTPQQQQKKTDNIEVLVNETGKIYVDGKPSDEQHIYADLQDVRARRGNKHVSLTADVKAPYGIIIRILDAAKIAGLQDVGFVTS, from the coding sequence ATGAGCATGATCTCCGCCAAGCAGGACGAGGAAGTGATGGCCGAGATCAACATCACGCCCTTCACCGACGTGCTGCTGGTCCTGCTCATCATCTTCATGATCCTCGCCGCCCTCGTCGCCCCGCCGGGCTTCGAGAAGCAGCTGCCTGACAAGAACGACAACACGCCCCAGCAGCAGCAGAAGAAGACCGACAACATCGAGGTGCTGGTCAACGAGACCGGCAAGATCTACGTCGACGGCAAGCCGTCGGACGAGCAGCATATCTACGCCGACCTGCAAGACGTGCGGGCGCGCCGCGGCAACAAGCACGTCTCGCTGACCGCGGACGTGAAAGCGCCCTACGGCATCATCATCCGGATCCTCGACGCGGCGAAGATCGCCGGCCTGCAAGACGTCGGTTTCGTCACCTCGTAA